In the genome of Salana multivorans, the window CACCGCGACTCCGTCCAGGACCGGCTCGCCGTCGCGCAGAGCGAGGCCACGACGCTCGAGGACGAGATCGCGCAGTCGGACGCCGACATCGCGAGCACGCAGGACGAGATCGGCGAGCTGGCCCGGTCGACCTACCGGGGCACCGACGGGCTGTCGGCGATCGCGCTCGTGGTCGACGCTGCCTCGCCGCAGGAGTTCACCGAGCGTGCCTCCGCGTACGACCTCGCGATGCGCTCCCAGACCCAGGTGCTCGACGACCTGGAGAACACCGCGGCCGAGCAGCGCAACTCCCAGGCCCGCCTCGACGCCGTCAACGTGCGGATCGGCGAGCTCGAGGTGGAGGCCCAGGAGGCCGTCGTCGCGGCCGACGAGGCGCGCGACGAGGCGCAGCAGCACCGCGACGAGCTGACGTCGCTGCGCGCCGACCGCGCGTCCAAGGCGAGCGAGCTCGAGAGCTACCGGACGCAGATCGAGCAGCAGCAGGACCAGATCGAGGCCGACGACGCCGACCTCAAGGCGCAGATCGACGACCTCATGGCCCAGCAGGCCGACGAGCGCGAGCGCCAGCGCAAGGAGCGCGAGGAGCGTGAGGCGGCCGCCGCCGCCGAGGCGGCGAAGCAGAACTCGGGCTCCAGCGGGGGCGGCAGCTCCGGTGGCGGCTCGACCGGTGGTGGCGGCGGTGGCGGAGGCGCCGCGCCCCCGTCGTCGTCCGGCCCCGGCCTCTCGCCGCCGGTCGCGGCCCCGTTCCACGTGACGTCGCCGTTCGGGATGCGGATCTACCCGATCAACGGCGGCCGCTACATGCACAACGGCACGGACATCCGCTCGGCCTGCGGCAACCCGCAGTACGCGTCCGGCTCCGGGACGGTCGTCGGCGTGCGCAAGGCCGCGGGCAACGGGACGCACGGCAACCAGGTGCTCATCGACCACGGGGTCATCGACGGGGACTCCTACGTCACGGTCTACAACCACCTCTCGCGGTTCAACGTGAGCAACGGCCAGTGGATCGGCAAGGGCGACGTGCTCGGCTACACCGGCATGACCGGCAACGTCACGGGCTGCCACGTCCACGTCGAGGTCTGGAAGAACGGCACCGCGATCAACCCGGAGTCGCTGGCGGGCTGGACGAGGTCGAACTGATGACGTCGGCCGGCTTCGACGCGCTGGTCAGCGACGGCGCGCTGCTGGCCCTCGAGGTGCAGGCGCACATGGCCGACCGGTTCGAGGACCAGCCGCGGTGGGACGTCGACCTCGCGCGGGGCACGTTCACCTTCAGCGGCCCCTCCACGGGCGAGCGGGTGTTCGGCGTCCAGCTCCTCGGCTCGACGGCGCCGACCCCGCGCACGTGGATGTGGGGCTGGGCCAACCCGGCCGGCTTCCCCGAGCCGGTGCTGCGCGCCTCGCGCGCCGTCCGCGAGCTCGGTGAGCGCTACGGCATCCCGGAGCTGACGACGGGAGAGATCCCGTTCCCCGACGGTGACGAGGACGGTCAGGACCTCGCGACGAGGATCTGGATCGTCAGCCGGGTGGTCTCCGGCGACTGGTTCGGCTACCGCGGTCAGCCGAACCCGGGCCAGTGGGTCTACCTGCTGCTCACGGGGGAGGGGCTGACGCTGCCCGAGCCGGGCATCCTGCGCACGCTGCGCATCGCGGGGGAGGCGGCGCAGCTCGGGCTGCTGACCGACGCCCGGCGGGCGTTCGCGAGCTACGCGACGCTGCGCGGCCTCGGCTGGGACGGGTCGGTGCTCACCATGCCCGACGGCGACCTCACCGTCGAGGTCGACCACGCCGGCCGGCTCGTCCGGATGGGCGGGACCGCGGGGCCGGGCGGGGCGACCGCCTAGCCTCCCGGCGCCGGGCTTCACCCCCTCGTCCGATACCGGGGTGGATCGCGTCGCGTTTTACGATCGGATCCACCCCGACATCGGGTTGCGGCCGCGGCCGGTCAGGCCGGGACGACGGCGGCGGGTGCGGGTGCGACGACCGCAGCGTCCGGTCGGCCCGGCTCCTCGGACGTCGGCGCCGTCCGCGGCGTTCCGCGCTCGGCGGGGAGGAAGACCGCGACGACGGCCGTGACGGCCAGTGCGGCGGCCCCGGCGAGGACGGCGACGCCGGCCGCGTCGGTGTACCCGGTCGGGGTCAGCTCGCCGCCCGCGCCCGTGAACACCGCCGTCAGCACGGCGATGCCGAGCGCGGTGCCGATCTCCCGCATCGTCGAGCTGGTTCCCGACGCCTTCGCCGTGTCCGCCTCGCCGATGTTCGCGAGCACCGCGGTCGAGGACGGCGCGAAGACGAGGCTCATGCCGACGCCGGCGGCGATGAACGCCGGCAGCATGGTCGAGTACGCGACGTCGGGGGAGATGACGAGCCCCAGCCACGCCATCCCGGCCGTCTGCAGCACGAGCCCGACGACGATGAGCACCCGCGTGCCGACCCGCGGGGCCAGCAGCCCGGCGATCGGCGCGACGATCACGGGTGCCAGGGTCCACGGCGTCGTCTGGACGGCGGCCTCGAGCGGGGTCGCGCCCTGCACGACCTGGAGGAACTGGATGAGGATGAACACCGCCCCGAACATCCCGAAGCTGAACCCGAGGCCGACCGCGTTCGCGAGCGTGAAGCTGCGGTCCCGGAACAGTCGCAGCGGCAGCAGCGGTGAGTCGGTGCGTCGTTCGTGGACCAGGAACGCGGCGAGGAGGGCGACGCCCGCGACGAGGGAGCCGAGGACCTCCGCCGAGGTCCAGCCGACCTCGTTGCCGCGGACGATGCCGTAGACGATGCCGAGGACGCCGAGCCCGGCCAGCAGCGTGCCGAGGAGGTCGAGCCGCAGCCGTGAGCGGCTCCCGGCCGGGAGGACGAGCAGGACCAGCGGGATGGCGAGCAGCCCGACCGGGACGTTGATCCAGAAGATCGCGTGCCAGCTCCAGCCCTCGACGACGGCCCCGCCGACGAGCGGCCCGACGGCGACGCCCAGTCCGGCGAGGCCACCCCAGATCCCGATGGCGAGCGGTCGCCGTCGCGGCTCGACCGCGCCCGCGAGCAGGGACAGCGAGAGCGGCATGACGGCGGCACCGCCGAGGCCCTGCACGGCGCGGGCGACGATGAGCTGGGTGGGGTCGGTGCTCAGCGCCGCACCGACCGACGCGAGGGCGAACACCGCGATCCCGGCGACGAACACGGTGCGCCGCCCGACCCGGTCGCCCAGCCCGACGGCCAGCAGGATGAGGCTCGCGAACACGAGCGTGTAGGCGTTGACGAACCACTGGAGCTGCTCGACGCTCGCCCCGAGGTCGGCGTGGATGACGGGGAGCGCGTTCGTCATGACGAGGTTGTCGAGCGTGGCCATGAACATCGGGACGCCGGTCGCGAGGATCACGAGCAGGAACGGCGCGCGCCGCCCGTCGGTCGTGGTGGGGGAGGTCATGCGGGCTCCTGGACTAGATGAGGTAATCGGATGATTACTTGCGAGGCGAGGGTAAGTAATCGGGTGATAACCTGTCAAGCATGAGC includes:
- a CDS encoding MFS transporter: MTSPTTTDGRRAPFLLVILATGVPMFMATLDNLVMTNALPVIHADLGASVEQLQWFVNAYTLVFASLILLAVGLGDRVGRRTVFVAGIAVFALASVGAALSTDPTQLIVARAVQGLGGAAVMPLSLSLLAGAVEPRRRPLAIGIWGGLAGLGVAVGPLVGGAVVEGWSWHAIFWINVPVGLLAIPLVLLVLPAGSRSRLRLDLLGTLLAGLGVLGIVYGIVRGNEVGWTSAEVLGSLVAGVALLAAFLVHERRTDSPLLPLRLFRDRSFTLANAVGLGFSFGMFGAVFILIQFLQVVQGATPLEAAVQTTPWTLAPVIVAPIAGLLAPRVGTRVLIVVGLVLQTAGMAWLGLVISPDVAYSTMLPAFIAAGVGMSLVFAPSSTAVLANIGEADTAKASGTSSTMREIGTALGIAVLTAVFTGAGGELTPTGYTDAAGVAVLAGAAALAVTAVVAVFLPAERGTPRTAPTSEEPGRPDAAVVAPAPAAVVPA
- a CDS encoding DUF6882 domain-containing protein, with amino-acid sequence MTSAGFDALVSDGALLALEVQAHMADRFEDQPRWDVDLARGTFTFSGPSTGERVFGVQLLGSTAPTPRTWMWGWANPAGFPEPVLRASRAVRELGERYGIPELTTGEIPFPDGDEDGQDLATRIWIVSRVVSGDWFGYRGQPNPGQWVYLLLTGEGLTLPEPGILRTLRIAGEAAQLGLLTDARRAFASYATLRGLGWDGSVLTMPDGDLTVEVDHAGRLVRMGGTAGPGGATA
- a CDS encoding M23 family metallopeptidase, whose amino-acid sequence is MTRTPRTPRRTRVVRRVAAVLAVTIGLGLAGGVAFADKLEQLQSQTKDLESQRQANQDKQEQLSSELEGTDASLQAVYLEIAQLDGEIPIAEAELAQAEDDLAAAERHRDSVQDRLAVAQSEATTLEDEIAQSDADIASTQDEIGELARSTYRGTDGLSAIALVVDAASPQEFTERASAYDLAMRSQTQVLDDLENTAAEQRNSQARLDAVNVRIGELEVEAQEAVVAADEARDEAQQHRDELTSLRADRASKASELESYRTQIEQQQDQIEADDADLKAQIDDLMAQQADERERQRKEREEREAAAAAEAAKQNSGSSGGGSSGGGSTGGGGGGGGAAPPSSSGPGLSPPVAAPFHVTSPFGMRIYPINGGRYMHNGTDIRSACGNPQYASGSGTVVGVRKAAGNGTHGNQVLIDHGVIDGDSYVTVYNHLSRFNVSNGQWIGKGDVLGYTGMTGNVTGCHVHVEVWKNGTAINPESLAGWTRSN